A single Arachnia propionica DNA region contains:
- the hrpA gene encoding ATP-dependent RNA helicase HrpA: MNPQPRLAFDPALPISAEAPRIAALIRDHQVVVVAGETGSGKTTQLPKICLLAGRERIAHTQPRRIAARTVAHRIAEECGTQLGEFVGYQVRFTRRVSRATRIKVMTDGVLLSELAHDRALERYDTIIIDEAHERSLNIDFLLGYLKQLLERRPELKVIVTSATIDTARFAAHFDDAPIVEVSGRTYPVEIRYRPVGEDDDEVDAVAAAVGDLAATTSSGDVLVFLSGEREIRDAADAVGALKLPGWETVPLYARLAAADQQKVFQAHPGRRVVLATNVAETSITVPGIRFVIDAGTARISRYSARTKVQRLPIEPVSRASANQRAGRCGRLGPGVAIRLYSEEDFNSRPEFTEPEILRTNLATVILQMAQAGLGEIESFPFVEAPVASQISDGLRVLQELGAIKPRRRHERVRLTRTGRLLARMPVDPRLGRMLIEGARRGALRQVQVIVAGLTVPDVRERPSEHQQAADELHRRFTQPPAGETDSPADGEPRRHTVHTGTRPVKQGRGSLAGGDFEALLNVWEYLRRRRRELSGSAFRRLCRAEFLHFVRFREWEDLVSQLREVCRELDLPGEGDAAMDVVLDCLLTGLLSNIGLALPPPPKVQGRRRPLTEYQGARGARFAIAPGSACSRSTPPLVVAYELVETSRLWARTVGPVTAAQIERAAGDLVTRTLSEPTFSPRSATVTASETVTLFGVPIISGRRTNYATNHPEQAREIFIRTGLVEQEWETRNPVVMANRFAYDEAERLTDRMRRPELLISDQALHDFYAARLPAEVVSGATFDKYVKSLGDDSALRLTPADCMTDPGALSVADFPDRWQVSGLELPVSYVYDPGAGHDGVTIEVRLEQLGVLEPEPFTWQVPGLREDLATALIRSLPKRIRTSFVPAPDFARRAVAWLRERGTGDETAFPEALGRALTALTGERVASGDWRPEAVDSHLRPTFVVVEGRKEVGRGEDLVALKTRLSAKVASRLTRSAGRIATTGRTDWDFGKLPLTQRLGGGVVGHPCLVDEGGSVGVQVVDSAVKAERLHAAGVRRLLTLVNPSPIRWVVSHLGNPEKLALGASRYGSVPELLEDAWLKASDRLLRVATDPVRVRDGQEFQRVAEVVRADCPAATAAVVGTAARALAAQAVVERRLAALPEDDEVRADITEQLANLTFKRFISATPDPWFDRIPVWIEACGTRLVTRGRNPARDERNRSEIMELEARYGQLCEAQPSGPLPADVEEIAFLLEEFRVSLFAQGTRTLVPVSAKRISQAMGRIGR, encoded by the coding sequence GTGAACCCGCAGCCGCGGCTCGCCTTCGACCCGGCGCTGCCGATCTCCGCGGAGGCGCCGAGGATCGCGGCCCTCATCCGTGACCACCAGGTGGTCGTGGTCGCCGGTGAAACCGGGTCGGGTAAAACCACCCAGCTTCCGAAGATCTGCCTGCTGGCGGGCAGGGAGCGGATCGCCCACACCCAGCCGAGGCGGATCGCGGCCCGCACCGTCGCGCACCGGATCGCCGAGGAGTGCGGCACGCAGCTGGGGGAGTTCGTCGGCTATCAGGTGCGTTTCACCCGCAGGGTGAGCCGCGCCACCCGCATCAAGGTGATGACCGACGGGGTGCTGCTCAGCGAGCTGGCCCACGACCGCGCCCTGGAACGCTACGACACGATCATCATCGACGAGGCACACGAACGCAGCCTCAACATCGACTTCCTGCTCGGCTACCTCAAACAGCTCCTGGAGCGCCGGCCGGAACTCAAGGTGATCGTCACATCCGCCACCATCGACACCGCCCGGTTCGCCGCCCACTTCGACGACGCGCCGATCGTGGAGGTCTCCGGGCGCACCTATCCCGTTGAGATCCGTTACCGGCCCGTCGGTGAGGACGACGACGAGGTGGATGCCGTCGCCGCCGCCGTCGGGGATCTGGCGGCCACCACGTCCTCGGGGGACGTGCTGGTCTTCCTGTCCGGGGAACGGGAGATCCGCGACGCCGCGGATGCCGTGGGCGCCCTGAAACTCCCGGGCTGGGAAACCGTTCCCCTGTACGCGAGGCTGGCCGCGGCGGATCAGCAGAAAGTTTTCCAGGCCCATCCCGGCAGGCGGGTGGTGCTGGCCACCAACGTCGCCGAGACCTCGATCACGGTGCCGGGCATCCGGTTCGTGATCGACGCCGGCACGGCCCGCATCTCCCGTTACTCGGCGCGCACCAAGGTGCAGCGGCTGCCGATCGAGCCGGTCTCGCGGGCCAGCGCCAACCAGCGGGCGGGCCGCTGCGGCCGGCTCGGCCCGGGGGTCGCGATCCGGCTCTACAGCGAGGAGGACTTCAACTCCCGTCCCGAGTTCACCGAACCGGAGATCCTGCGCACCAACCTGGCCACCGTCATCCTCCAGATGGCCCAGGCCGGACTCGGTGAGATCGAGAGTTTTCCGTTCGTGGAGGCCCCGGTCGCATCCCAGATCAGCGACGGCCTGCGGGTGCTGCAGGAACTGGGCGCGATCAAGCCGCGTCGCCGCCACGAACGGGTGCGGCTCACTCGCACGGGACGCCTGCTGGCGCGGATGCCCGTCGATCCCCGGCTCGGTCGGATGCTCATCGAGGGAGCCCGGAGGGGTGCGTTGCGCCAGGTGCAGGTGATCGTCGCCGGGCTGACGGTGCCAGACGTGCGGGAACGCCCCAGCGAACACCAACAGGCCGCCGACGAGCTGCACCGGCGTTTCACGCAACCGCCCGCCGGTGAAACCGACTCTCCCGCAGACGGAGAGCCCAGACGCCACACCGTCCACACCGGCACCCGTCCCGTAAAACAGGGCAGGGGTTCCCTGGCGGGCGGCGACTTCGAGGCCCTGCTGAACGTCTGGGAATACCTCAGGAGACGCCGCAGGGAACTCTCCGGAAGCGCGTTCCGCAGGTTGTGCCGGGCCGAGTTCCTGCACTTCGTGCGGTTCCGGGAATGGGAGGACCTCGTCTCCCAGCTTCGTGAGGTGTGCAGGGAACTGGATCTGCCCGGCGAGGGAGACGCGGCGATGGATGTCGTCCTCGACTGTTTGCTCACCGGGTTGCTGTCCAACATCGGGCTGGCCCTGCCGCCACCCCCGAAGGTGCAGGGCAGGCGCCGTCCCCTGACCGAGTACCAGGGCGCGCGGGGTGCCCGGTTCGCCATCGCGCCCGGTTCGGCTTGCTCGCGGTCCACGCCCCCGCTGGTGGTGGCCTACGAGCTGGTCGAGACCTCTCGGCTGTGGGCGCGCACCGTCGGCCCGGTGACCGCGGCACAGATCGAACGTGCCGCCGGGGACCTGGTGACCCGTACCCTCTCCGAACCGACGTTCTCACCCCGAAGCGCCACGGTCACCGCCAGCGAGACCGTCACCCTGTTCGGGGTGCCGATCATCTCCGGGCGCCGCACGAACTACGCGACCAACCATCCCGAACAGGCCCGGGAGATCTTCATCCGCACCGGTCTGGTGGAACAGGAATGGGAGACCCGCAACCCGGTGGTGATGGCGAACCGGTTCGCCTACGACGAGGCCGAAAGGCTCACCGACCGGATGCGCCGACCGGAGCTGCTGATCTCCGACCAGGCCCTCCACGACTTCTACGCCGCCCGGCTGCCCGCCGAGGTGGTCTCCGGGGCCACCTTCGACAAGTACGTGAAATCCTTGGGCGACGACTCCGCGTTGCGGCTGACACCCGCGGACTGCATGACCGACCCCGGGGCGCTCAGCGTCGCCGACTTCCCCGACCGGTGGCAGGTCTCGGGACTGGAGTTGCCCGTCAGTTACGTCTACGACCCCGGGGCGGGACACGACGGCGTGACGATCGAGGTGCGGCTGGAACAACTCGGGGTCCTGGAACCCGAACCCTTCACCTGGCAGGTGCCGGGGCTGCGCGAGGACCTAGCGACCGCCCTGATCCGCAGCCTCCCCAAGAGGATCCGCACCTCCTTCGTGCCCGCCCCCGACTTCGCCCGCCGCGCAGTGGCCTGGCTCCGGGAACGGGGAACGGGCGACGAGACCGCCTTCCCCGAGGCGCTGGGAAGGGCACTAACCGCCCTCACGGGGGAGCGGGTGGCCTCCGGTGACTGGCGGCCCGAGGCCGTGGATTCCCACCTGCGACCGACCTTCGTCGTGGTCGAGGGGCGCAAAGAGGTGGGCCGGGGCGAGGACCTGGTGGCTTTGAAGACCCGGCTCAGCGCGAAGGTGGCGTCGCGGCTGACCCGCTCCGCGGGGCGGATCGCGACAACGGGCCGCACCGACTGGGACTTCGGGAAGCTGCCCCTGACCCAGCGCCTCGGCGGGGGAGTTGTGGGTCATCCCTGCCTGGTGGACGAGGGAGGCAGCGTCGGGGTGCAGGTGGTGGATTCGGCCGTGAAAGCGGAACGCCTCCACGCCGCGGGGGTGCGGCGCCTGCTCACGCTGGTGAATCCGTCGCCGATCCGCTGGGTGGTCTCCCACCTCGGAAACCCCGAGAAGCTGGCCCTCGGGGCGAGCCGGTACGGCTCGGTCCCGGAGCTGTTGGAAGACGCCTGGCTGAAGGCATCCGACAGGTTGCTGCGGGTGGCCACGGATCCGGTGCGGGTCCGTGACGGGCAGGAATTCCAGCGCGTCGCGGAGGTGGTGCGCGCCGACTGCCCCGCAGCCACGGCCGCCGTGGTCGGCACCGCGGCGAGGGCCCTGGCCGCCCAGGCGGTGGTGGAGCGGCGGCTCGCCGCCCTGCCGGAGGACGACGAGGTGCGCGCGGACATCACCGAGCAGTTGGCCAACCTCACCTTCAAACGGTTCATCTCCGCCACCCCGGATCCGTGGTTCGACCGCATCCCCGTGTGGATCGAGGCCTGCGGGACCCGTCTTGTCACCCGCGGCAGGAATCCCGCCAGGGACGAGCGGAACCGCTCCGAGATCATGGAGCTGGAGGCCCGCTACGGCCAGCTGTGCGAGGCCCAGCCTTCCGGGCCGTTGCCCGCGGACGTGGAGGAGATCGCGTTCCTGCTGGAGGAGTTCCGGGTCAGCCTGTTCGCGCAGGGGACGCGCACCCTGGTGCCCGTCTCGGCAAAACGGATCTCCCAGGCCATGGGAAGGATCGGGCGATAA
- a CDS encoding universal stress protein, translating into MEDRKLVVVGVDGSEDGLRAVKYGASFAAEIGGELLLVHAVDDAMLAGAWGVVYDPEVLQNAGVSANEAAAARAREIGLPEERIRTEVVLGSPGGVLGRLSEVADLIVVGRRSVSGLERMFVGSTSVSVVASSRCPVLVISAAAHPQDVGNKKLIGVGLNTSRVNHSTLAAAFEQAQLLGARLEIVHALQPPIGLFGPKLGPADLEELIRFTRGGIEAMASEQIKTFPGVPYEVVVVAATPINEFVTRSENYDLLVLGAGEEAIPGFGLGGLLRGLMAHSLCPLYITHGK; encoded by the coding sequence ATGGAGGACCGCAAGCTCGTGGTGGTGGGCGTCGACGGCAGCGAGGACGGGCTGCGTGCCGTCAAGTACGGTGCCAGTTTCGCGGCCGAGATCGGCGGCGAGCTGCTGCTGGTGCACGCCGTCGACGACGCCATGCTGGCCGGGGCGTGGGGTGTGGTCTACGATCCCGAGGTGCTGCAGAACGCGGGGGTCAGCGCCAACGAGGCGGCGGCCGCCAGGGCCCGGGAGATCGGTCTGCCGGAGGAACGCATCCGCACCGAGGTTGTCCTCGGTTCGCCCGGTGGGGTGCTGGGGAGACTCAGCGAGGTGGCGGACCTGATCGTCGTGGGTCGGCGCTCCGTCTCCGGGTTGGAGCGAATGTTCGTCGGTTCCACGAGCGTTTCCGTGGTCGCCAGCTCACGCTGCCCGGTGCTGGTGATCTCCGCCGCCGCGCACCCGCAGGACGTCGGGAACAAGAAACTGATCGGGGTCGGGCTCAACACCAGCCGGGTGAACCACTCCACCCTGGCGGCGGCCTTCGAGCAGGCCCAGCTGCTCGGTGCCCGGCTCGAGATCGTTCATGCGCTGCAACCACCCATCGGGCTGTTCGGCCCGAAACTCGGGCCCGCCGACCTGGAGGAGCTGATCCGTTTCACCCGGGGCGGCATCGAAGCGATGGCATCGGAACAGATCAAGACCTTCCCCGGCGTGCCCTACGAGGTGGTCGTGGTGGCGGCCACCCCGATCAACGAGTTCGTCACCCGGTCCGAGAACTACGACCTGCTGGTGCTCGGCGCCGGCGAGGAGGCAATCCCGGGTTTCGGGCTGGGGGGCCTGTTGCGCGGCCTGATGGCTCACTCGCTGTGCCCGCTTTACATCACCCACGGTAAGTGA
- a CDS encoding pyridoxamine 5'-phosphate oxidase family protein has product MTEVTYFERLDAPECLRLLRGGGVGRVVWQDDDGLSVLPVNYRVIGDSVVFQTNAASTLARLAEPTRVAFQVDEVDHATAVGWSVLVRGTSGARDAGDVASFLPQDPAVGVAVRIEEVTGRVISGNPVPRS; this is encoded by the coding sequence ATGACCGAGGTCACATACTTCGAGCGGCTGGATGCCCCCGAGTGCCTGCGGCTGCTCAGGGGTGGGGGAGTCGGGCGCGTGGTCTGGCAGGACGACGACGGACTGAGTGTGCTGCCCGTTAACTACCGGGTCATCGGCGACTCGGTGGTGTTCCAGACCAATGCCGCCTCCACACTGGCGCGCCTGGCGGAACCCACGAGGGTTGCGTTCCAGGTCGACGAGGTCGACCACGCCACCGCCGTCGGCTGGTCGGTGCTGGTCCGGGGAACGAGCGGGGCCCGGGATGCGGGCGATGTCGCCAGTTTCCTGCCGCAGGACCCGGCCGTCGGCGTGGCGGTGAGGATCGAAGAGGTGACGGGCCGGGTGATTTCCGGTAATCCCGTTCCCCGGAGTTGA
- a CDS encoding T3SS (YopN, CesT) and YbjN peptide-binding chaperone 1 produces the protein MADIEDFDLDKTTKQAWDEFTERLADVLSVMDASADLTISAVNGEETRETPPAVRFSAVEPGVVEATLVGVDSPRLTELGWTSSPRGFTARRDQEEATELANLTTATMTEVVGVLHPIFLEPDQLAELLTARESNPVKPTPGPYGVVLPTSQAQLDAIVDAELEKMFGHPALRNAAGEVAIRVGSTMVFCRSTPDFEELVLFAVLVHDVNGRSRACEVLNDLNVESRYCRFALHRDRVFVQVSVPAQPFVPRHLRQALESISHVADGIDDDLAHKLGGRTTFPTTG, from the coding sequence ATGGCTGACATTGAAGATTTTGATCTGGACAAGACCACCAAGCAGGCATGGGACGAGTTCACCGAGAGGCTCGCCGACGTGCTGTCCGTGATGGACGCCAGCGCCGACCTGACCATTTCCGCGGTCAACGGCGAGGAGACCCGCGAGACCCCACCCGCAGTGCGTTTCTCGGCCGTGGAACCGGGGGTGGTCGAAGCCACCTTGGTCGGCGTCGACTCGCCGCGGCTAACGGAACTGGGTTGGACCTCCTCCCCCCGGGGATTCACCGCTCGCAGGGACCAGGAGGAGGCCACTGAACTGGCGAACCTCACCACCGCCACCATGACCGAAGTGGTGGGCGTGCTGCACCCGATCTTCCTGGAACCCGATCAGCTGGCGGAGCTGCTGACCGCCAGGGAGAGCAACCCGGTCAAACCCACCCCCGGGCCCTACGGCGTGGTGCTTCCCACCAGCCAGGCGCAGCTCGACGCCATCGTCGACGCGGAACTGGAGAAAATGTTCGGGCATCCCGCGCTGCGAAACGCGGCGGGCGAGGTTGCCATCCGGGTCGGTTCCACCATGGTTTTCTGCCGCTCCACCCCGGACTTCGAGGAACTGGTCCTGTTCGCGGTTCTCGTGCACGACGTGAACGGGCGTTCCCGGGCCTGCGAGGTGCTCAACGACCTGAACGTGGAGTCCCGTTACTGCCGGTTCGCCCTGCACCGCGACCGGGTGTTCGTGCAGGTCTCGGTGCCCGCCCAGCCGTTCGTTCCCCGGCATCTCCGGCAGGCCCTCGAATCCATCTCCCACGTCGCCGACGGCATCGACGACGACCTGGCCCACAAACTGGGCGGACGCACCACCTTCCCCACCACCGGCTGA
- a CDS encoding DedA family protein has protein sequence MHPQDWNLPYGLTILALFCIVMIRSNGTYWIGRGIVAGTSHTRWRRVLETRPYRMGSSWLNRWGPPAVTLSFLVIGLQTMVNLAAGVARMPMRRYLPAVIVGCTVWAFIWGTGGIISLVLLSMAWEHSPAMTITGLAVMAAAVASFFLFGRGRGGQPSKRRDAPLSADCANEP, from the coding sequence ATGCATCCACAGGACTGGAACCTGCCCTACGGGCTGACGATCCTGGCTCTCTTCTGCATCGTCATGATCCGCTCCAACGGCACCTACTGGATCGGGCGCGGCATCGTCGCGGGCACGAGCCACACCCGCTGGCGACGGGTGCTGGAAACCCGCCCCTACCGGATGGGAAGCTCCTGGCTGAACCGCTGGGGCCCACCCGCGGTCACCCTGAGTTTCCTCGTCATCGGCCTGCAGACCATGGTCAATCTGGCCGCGGGTGTCGCTCGGATGCCGATGCGCCGTTATCTGCCGGCCGTGATCGTCGGCTGCACCGTCTGGGCGTTCATCTGGGGCACGGGCGGAATAATCAGCCTCGTGCTCCTGTCCATGGCGTGGGAACACAGCCCCGCCATGACAATCACGGGGCTCGCCGTGATGGCCGCGGCGGTGGCCAGCTTCTTCCTGTTCGGACGCGGCCGCGGCGGTCAACCGTCGAAACGCCGCGACGCCCCCTTGTCCGCCGACTGCGCCAACGAACCGTAG
- the ilvD gene encoding dihydroxy-acid dehydratase, whose translation MPALRSRTSTHGRNMAGARALWRATGITDSDFGKPIIAVANSFTQFVPGHVHLRDMGKLVSESIRQAGAVGREFNTIAVDDGIAMGHGGMLYSLPSRELIADAVEYMVNAHCADALVCISNCDKITPGMLLAAFRLNIPTVFVSGGPMEAGKAIIRDGQAVTSLDLINAMTAAVDPNVSDEELWRIEASACPTCGSCSGMFTANSMNCLLEAIGLAQPGNGSTLATAAARRDLFINAGRLVVDLCRRWYDEDDASVLPLSIATKSAFSNAMRLDVAMGGSTNTVLHLLAAAQEAGVDFDQDDIDAISRLTPCLSKVAPNSERYFMEDVHRAGGIPAILGELRRGGKLDEDVHAIHSPSLERWLADWDIRGGSATEEAVELFHAAPGGVRTTVPFSSTNRWESLDLDSANGCIRSVEHPYTADGGLAVLRGNLAPDGAIVKTAGVPEHQWEFTGTAFVTESQEEAVESILGGKVKEGDVVIVRYEGPKGGPGMQEMLYPTSYLKGLGLGPKCALITDGRFSGGSSGLSIGHVSPEAASGGPIALVRTGDEITVSIPNRSIALNVPDEELAARRAELEAGNGYRPAARQRQVSTALRIYGSLAQSADKGASRRFDG comes from the coding sequence ATGCCCGCGCTTCGTTCCCGCACGTCCACCCACGGCCGAAACATGGCTGGCGCCCGCGCGCTCTGGCGCGCCACGGGCATCACCGACTCCGATTTCGGCAAACCCATCATCGCGGTCGCGAACTCCTTCACCCAGTTCGTTCCCGGCCACGTCCACCTGCGCGACATGGGAAAACTCGTCTCGGAGTCCATCAGGCAGGCCGGGGCCGTGGGGCGCGAATTCAACACCATCGCAGTCGATGACGGCATCGCCATGGGACACGGCGGGATGCTGTACTCGCTGCCGAGCCGCGAGCTGATCGCCGACGCGGTGGAGTACATGGTCAACGCCCACTGCGCCGACGCCTTGGTGTGCATCTCCAACTGCGACAAGATCACCCCGGGGATGCTGCTGGCCGCGTTCCGGCTCAACATCCCCACGGTGTTCGTCTCCGGCGGTCCCATGGAGGCGGGCAAGGCCATCATTCGCGACGGCCAGGCCGTCACCTCCCTCGATCTCATCAACGCGATGACCGCGGCTGTCGACCCGAACGTCAGTGACGAGGAACTATGGCGTATCGAGGCCAGCGCCTGCCCGACCTGCGGTTCGTGCTCCGGGATGTTCACCGCGAATTCCATGAACTGTCTGTTGGAGGCGATCGGGCTGGCCCAGCCCGGCAACGGTTCCACCCTCGCCACCGCCGCGGCCCGCCGAGACCTGTTCATCAACGCGGGCCGGCTCGTCGTCGACCTGTGCCGCCGCTGGTACGACGAGGACGACGCCTCCGTCCTGCCCCTGTCGATCGCCACGAAATCGGCGTTCAGCAACGCCATGCGCCTGGACGTCGCGATGGGCGGATCCACCAACACCGTTCTGCACCTGCTGGCCGCTGCCCAGGAGGCCGGGGTGGACTTCGACCAGGACGACATCGACGCCATTTCCCGTCTCACCCCTTGCCTGTCCAAGGTCGCGCCCAACTCGGAGCGCTATTTCATGGAGGATGTCCACCGCGCGGGCGGCATCCCCGCCATCCTCGGGGAGCTGCGCCGCGGCGGGAAACTTGACGAGGACGTCCACGCCATTCACTCGCCGTCACTGGAGCGCTGGCTGGCGGACTGGGACATTCGCGGCGGCAGCGCGACCGAGGAGGCCGTTGAGCTTTTCCACGCTGCCCCGGGCGGGGTGCGTACCACCGTGCCGTTCAGTTCCACCAACCGATGGGAGTCCCTCGACCTGGACTCCGCCAACGGCTGCATCCGTTCCGTGGAGCATCCCTACACCGCCGACGGTGGCCTGGCGGTGCTGAGGGGCAACCTCGCACCCGACGGTGCCATCGTCAAGACTGCGGGGGTGCCCGAGCACCAGTGGGAATTCACCGGCACCGCTTTCGTCACCGAATCCCAGGAGGAGGCGGTTGAATCCATCCTCGGTGGGAAGGTCAAGGAGGGTGACGTCGTGATCGTCCGCTACGAGGGCCCCAAAGGCGGTCCGGGGATGCAGGAGATGCTCTATCCGACCTCCTACCTGAAGGGGCTGGGGCTGGGCCCGAAGTGCGCGCTGATCACCGACGGCCGGTTCTCCGGCGGCTCCTCCGGGCTGTCGATCGGCCATGTCTCACCGGAGGCGGCATCCGGGGGGCCGATCGCGCTGGTGCGCACCGGCGACGAGATCACCGTCTCCATTCCCAACCGGTCGATCGCGCTGAACGTGCCCGACGAGGAACTGGCGGCCCGTCGCGCCGAACTGGAGGCCGGCAACGGTTACCGTCCCGCAGCCCGGCAACGGCAGGTCTCGACCGCGTTGAGGATCTACGGTTCGTTGGCGCAGTCGGCGGACAAGGGGGCGTCGCGGCGTTTCGACGGTTGA
- a CDS encoding TlpA family protein disulfide reductase translates to MPTPDDDEVAEFLEADEPAPKPDRSSPGKEPAWRAKLRSSNFGQAAVVLVTAFAIAVAAWWVVKPEEQDRVRAGTEAVSQVEVAGVQQPPAAGDSAPGFTATDIDGTPISLEGLRGKPVWLVFMATWCTGCRTEIPDIQGVVASRGDAVRVVVIYVGESRNTVSDYSKRVGNDFPEVVDQDQQISAAYGIMGVPTHYFIDAGGVVRQRHVGVLSPDAMTQAIQNAMSS, encoded by the coding sequence ATGCCTACACCTGATGATGACGAGGTGGCCGAGTTCCTGGAGGCCGACGAACCTGCCCCGAAACCGGACCGGTCGTCCCCCGGGAAGGAACCGGCTTGGCGGGCGAAGCTGCGTTCCTCGAATTTCGGCCAGGCCGCGGTGGTGCTGGTGACGGCCTTTGCCATAGCGGTGGCTGCTTGGTGGGTGGTTAAACCGGAGGAGCAGGACCGGGTCCGGGCCGGAACCGAGGCCGTGTCCCAGGTCGAGGTCGCAGGGGTGCAGCAACCTCCCGCAGCGGGGGACAGTGCCCCGGGTTTCACCGCTACGGACATCGATGGGACACCGATTTCGCTGGAGGGGCTGCGCGGCAAACCGGTGTGGCTGGTGTTCATGGCCACTTGGTGCACGGGCTGCCGCACGGAGATCCCGGACATCCAGGGTGTCGTCGCATCCCGGGGGGATGCGGTCCGGGTCGTCGTGATCTACGTCGGCGAGAGCCGGAACACGGTGAGCGACTACTCGAAACGCGTCGGAAACGACTTTCCGGAGGTCGTGGACCAGGACCAGCAGATCTCTGCGGCCTACGGAATCATGGGGGTGCCTACGCACTACTTCATAGACGCCGGGGGCGTGGTGCGGCAACGGCACGTCGGGGTCCTGAGCCCCGACGCGATGACCCAGGCCATCCAAAACGCGATGTCCTCCTAG
- the ccsB gene encoding c-type cytochrome biogenesis protein CcsB, with amino-acid sequence MIEYSQALLLIATTLVVVSTIAYLGAVLAARMARTSTAASSDGVIVGEGEGEVKVTGGLRRAPLRRFTVAWWAAKSTQLALLLMTGVLITRMIATGHAPFSNHYEFAIAFSWGMLLAQVYFEWRYRIRTMSVITLPVILAMLIYASTMSYKPNPLMPALQNSPLLTLHVVTASLGYGAALVGFAAAVMYLLAPHVKWKGWPSRESLDELGYKATIVTFPMLTLMLILGSIWGNVAWGRYWGWDPKETAALVTWLIYGAYLHARVTRSWRGTKSAWLLVLAFVAVVFTYLGNLFFGGLHAYT; translated from the coding sequence ATGATCGAGTATTCCCAGGCCCTGTTGCTCATAGCGACGACGCTCGTGGTCGTCTCCACCATCGCCTATCTCGGCGCGGTCCTCGCGGCGAGAATGGCGAGAACCTCGACCGCCGCCTCGTCGGACGGGGTGATCGTCGGTGAGGGCGAAGGGGAGGTCAAGGTCACGGGCGGCCTGCGGCGTGCGCCGTTGCGTCGTTTCACGGTGGCGTGGTGGGCTGCCAAATCCACCCAGCTTGCCCTGCTGCTGATGACGGGTGTGTTGATCACCCGGATGATCGCCACGGGGCACGCGCCCTTCTCGAACCACTACGAGTTCGCCATCGCCTTCTCCTGGGGCATGCTCCTGGCGCAGGTCTATTTTGAGTGGCGTTATCGGATCCGGACGATGTCGGTGATCACCCTGCCGGTGATCCTGGCCATGCTCATCTACGCCTCCACCATGTCGTACAAGCCGAACCCTTTGATGCCCGCGCTGCAGAACTCGCCGTTGCTGACGCTGCACGTGGTGACCGCGTCGCTCGGGTACGGAGCCGCACTGGTGGGCTTCGCGGCGGCCGTGATGTACCTGCTGGCGCCGCACGTGAAGTGGAAGGGGTGGCCGAGTCGGGAGTCCCTCGACGAACTTGGCTACAAGGCCACCATCGTCACCTTCCCGATGCTCACCCTCATGCTCATTCTCGGCTCCATCTGGGGCAATGTCGCGTGGGGCCGGTACTGGGGCTGGGATCCGAAGGAAACGGCGGCCCTGGTCACCTGGCTGATCTACGGGGCCTATCTGCACGCCAGGGTGACCAGGAGCTGGCGCGGCACGAAATCGGCGTGGCTGCTGGTGCTGGCCTTCGTGGCCGTGGTGTTCACCTACCTCGGTAACCTGTTCTTCGGAGGATTGCATGCCTACACCTGA